A genomic stretch from Pochonia chlamydosporia 170 chromosome 4, whole genome shotgun sequence includes:
- a CDS encoding short-chain dehydrogenase reductase sdr (similar to Colletotrichum gloeosporioides Nara gc5 XP_007282342.1): protein MFRLDGKIALVIGLGQTGPQGWGIGAASAITLARQGATIFGGNRTLPSTERTIRAIQDAGQECDVLEMDATSSSSVKSLVDACLAKHGRIDILVTNVGHSQPGTAAAMDEETWDAQLQVNLKSVYLACHHVLPVMEAQPTGGSVVCVSSIAGLRYIGKDQIAYNTAKAAILQFVRATAVSYASRGVRINAVVPGLMDTPYTRILADRFGVEGGYEAFRVTREKQVPMGRMGDAWDVASTVVFLASDEAGYVTGQKIVVDGGITSSTGRA, encoded by the coding sequence ATGTTCCGCTTAGACGGTAAAATCGCCCTAGTAATCGGCCTCGGCCAAACCGGCCCTCAAGGCTGGGGCATCggcgccgcctccgccatcACCCTCGCCCGCCAAGGCGCAACCATCTTCGGCGGCAACCGCACCCTCCCATCCACAGAGCGCACCATCCGCGCCATCCAAGACGCAGGACAAGAATGCGACGTCCTCGAAATGGACGCCACGTCCTCTTCATCCGTGAAATCTCTCGTGGACGCCTGTCTCGCCAAACACGGCCGTATAGACATTCTCGTCACGAATGTCGGCCACTCGCAGCCCGGTACGGCCGCGGCCATGGACGAAGAGACATGGGATGCGCAATTGCAAGTTAATCTCAAGAGCGTGTATCTTGCGTGCCACCATGTGCTGCCTGTAATGGAGGCACAGCCCACGGGTGGTAGTGTCGTTTGTGTGTCGAGCATCGCTGGTTTGCGATACATTGGCAAGGATCAAATTGCGTATAATACTGCCAAGGCGGCTATTCTGCAGTTTGTGCGTGCGACGGCTGTTTCATACGCATCTCGTGGGGTGAGGATTAATGCGGTGGTGCCGGGGCTTATGGATACGCCTTACACGAGAATTCTGGCAGATCGGTTTGGTGTGGAGGGTGGTTATGAGGCGTTCAGGGTGACGCGGGAGAAACAGGTGCCCatggggaggatgggggATGCTTGGGACGTGGCGAGTACGGTGGTGTTTCTTGCGTCTGATGAGGCTGGTTATGTGACGGGGCAGAAGattgtcgttgatggagggaTTACAAGCTCAACCGGGAGGGCATGA
- a CDS encoding 2-dehydropantoate 2-reductase (similar to Colletotrichum gloeosporioides Nara gc5 XP_007287054.1), whose protein sequence is MADLIDEKQHVHILFVGAGAVGCFYASLCHHPIENIHVSLVCRSNYAEVARFGVRLETRSFGAYQFKPHAVYKSIDDAATSSASPVHGWDYVIVTTKALPDLADTAKDIEPVVTKAAQGKTSIVLIQNGIGIEQPYRTRYPTNPIVSAVTVVSSEKSSTGVIHQNRWTRVSMGSYSDGLGGQTPEMRELSQVGEASARRLAHILQDFGNVRDAETHDERSLQIIRWHKICINGSMNPSAVLSGGVGNADMVQDEELRIHLKACMDEVFAAIALIFGDVPSHLAQPEVILRSIERNKGAKPSMLLDWEAGRPMELEVILGNPVRIARDHGLDMPRLQTLYALLKSASKMRSRHKGN, encoded by the exons ATGGCCGATTTGATCGATGAAAAGCA ACATGTACATATTCTCTTCGTTGGTGCAGGAGCAGTAGGATGCTTCTATGCATCACTATGTCACCAT CCCATAGAGAACATCCACGTTTCTTTGGTCTGTCGTTCAAACTACGCCGAAGTTGCCAGGTTTGGCGTTAGACTAGAGACTCGCAGTTTCGGTGCCTATCAATTCAAACCACATGCTGTCTACAAGTCAATCGACGATGCAGCAACCTCTTCAGCATCGCCAGTCCATGGATGGGACTATGTCATTGTCACCACGAAAGCTCTACCCGACCTCGCTGATACCGCCAAAGACATTGAGCCCGTGGTAACCAAAGCAGCACAGGGAAAGACTTCAATCGTTTTGATTCAAAACGGCATCGGCATAGAGCAGCCATATCGTACCAGATATCCCACCAATCCCATTGTAAGTGCCGTGACTGTCGTGAGTTCCGAGAAATCCAGCACTGGCGTGATACACCAGAACCGATGGACCAGGGTAAGCATGGGCTCCTACTCTGATGGATTAGGCGGACAAACTCCTGAAATGAGAGAGCTTTCCCAGGTCGGAGAGGCGAGTGCCCGCCGACTTGCTCACATTCTACAGGATTTCGGTAACGTGCGGGATGCAGAGACCCATGATGAGAGGAGCCTGCAAATAATTCGCTGGCACAAGATCTGCATCAACGGATCTATGAATCCGTCGGCCGTGCTATcgggtggtgttggcaacGCGGACATGGTTCAGGATGAGGAACTGCGCATCCATCTCAAAGCGTGTATGGATGAGGTCTTCGCTGCCATTGCTCTCATCTTTGGCGATGTCCCTTCTCATCTGGCGCAACCGGAAGTGATTCTCAGGAGTATAGAACGAAACAAAGGCGCCAAACCGAGTATGTTATTGGACTGGGAGGCCGGTAGACCGATGGAGCTTGAAGTGATCCTAGGCAATCCCGTTCGCATTGCCAGAGATCATGGGTTGGACATGCCGAGGTTACAGACGTTGTATGCTTTGTTGAAGTCTGCTAGCAAAATGAGATCAAGGCACAAGGGTAACTGA
- a CDS encoding coenzyme A synthetase (similar to Coccidioides immitis RS XP_001244677.1) has protein sequence MATLTNSFPLSSTANAIAIPGKPDPLQINFEQLNRNVSDIQINLADLGISPKDVVSIVMPNSYEFIVSFLAITRQRGIAAPLSPAYKQHEFEFFFRDSQSSLILVPQGCFDHNDHVIKAAKACHTAIAECALDGETVTLQIKELGALNKRKQQRIETVEPEDIALLLHTSGTTSTPKAVPLTHRNLTRTMYNVRATYQLSPLDCGFLVMPLFHVHGLVAGLLAPLSAGGSVVVPPRFSGSEFWTDFVACRANWYTAVPTIHRILLQVPQPDPMPTIRFIRSCSAHLSSKTLQEMESTFRAPVLEAYGMTEAAHQVCSNPLPPGKRIMGSVGIEQGVSVKILNDNGDEVPHEQEGEICVKGENVTQGYVNNPLANRSAFTADGYFRTGDLGKKSSDGYISITGRIKELINKGGEKISPAELDSALMNHADIAEVVTFAIPDPGHYGEDIGVAVVPKEKQQISEESIKRWMIEQVVKFKVPKKVWIIDELPKSATGKLQRRKIADRILTGELLFMKQVA, from the exons ATGGCGACATTAACAAATTCGTTTCCGCTTTCAAGTACAGCAAACGCAATCGCCATTCCAGGAAAACCAGACCCTCTGCAAATCAACTTCGAACAACTGAACCGTAATGTGTCTGATATTCAGATTAATCTAGCCGACTTGGGTATATCTCCCAAAGATGTCGTTTCAATAGTCATGCCCAACTCTTACGAGTTTATTGTTTCGTTTTTGGCAATAACTCGACAGAGAGGAATTGCTGCTCCTCTAAGTCCAGCTTACAAACAGCATGAGTTTGAATTCTTTTTCAGAGATTCTCAATCAAGCTTGATTCTTGTTCCACAAGGATGTTTCGATCACAACGACCATGTGATaaaggcagccaaggcgtGTCACACAGCGATAGCTGAGTGTGCTTTGGATGGTGAAACTGTAACATTACAGATCAAGGAACTTGGAGCGTTAAATAAGAGAAAGCAGCAGAGAATTGAAACCGTAGAGCCGGAGGATATTGCGCTTCTCCTTCACACGAGTGGAACTACTAGCACTCCTAAAGCT GTTCCCTTAACGCATAGAAATTTGACTCGAACCATGT ACAACGTTCGAGCGACGTACCAACTGTCACCATTGGACTGCGGATTTCTCGTCATGCCGCTATTCCATGTCCACGGACTAGTTGCTGGCCTTCTTGCTCCCTTATCAGCCGGTGGTTCGGTAGTCGTGCCCCCGAGATTTTCTGGTTCTGAGTTTTGGACAGACTTCGTTGCATGTCGAGCAAACTGGTATACTGCGGTTCCTACCATCCACCGCATCTTGCTTCAAGTCCCACAGCCAGATCCAATGCCAACTATCCGCTTCATTCGCTCATGCTCTGCACATCTCTCTTCTAAAACTCTTCAAGAAATGGAATCAACGTTTAGAGCCCCTGTCCTGGAAGCATACGGCATGACGGAGGCGGCGCACCAAGTGTGCAGCAATCCACTACCACCAGGAAAACGAATTATGGGCAGTGTAGGCATCGAACAAGGCGTGAGTGTGAAGATTTTGAATGATAACGGTGACGAGGTTCCGcatgaacaagaaggagagaTATGTGTGAAAGGAGAGAACGTAACACAAGGATATGTGAATAACCCCCTGGCCAATCGCTCAGCTTTTACGGCCGACGGGTACTTCCGCACTGGTGATCTAGGGAAGAAGAGTTCGGATGGCTATATATCTATTACGGGCCGCATTAAGGAACTTATTAACAAGGGAGGTGAGAAAATTAGCCCTGCTGAGCTGGATAGTGCGTTGATGAACCATGCCGATATTGCGGAGGTGGTCACATTTGCTATCCCGGACCCGGGTCACTATGGTGAGGATATTGGAGTGGCAGTTGTTCCTAAAGAGAAACAACAAATATCGGAAGAGTCGATAAAAAGATGGATGATAGAGCAAGTTGTCAAGTTCAAAGTGCCAAAGAAG GTGTGGATTATTGATGAACTTCCAAAATCTGCGACGGGAAAGCTCCAACGTCGAAAGATTGCGGACAGAATATTAACTGGTGAACTTCTATTCATGAAGCAGGTTGCATAG
- a CDS encoding Ser/Thr protein phosphatase family (similar to Neosartorya fischeri NRRL 181 XP_001259174.1), with translation MAPTWMLGASLALLAHVHVTRASQPGAVKPVAAPMRDLAWGQLNFLHTTDTHGWLSGHLLEPQYSADWGDYISFSQHLKKRADDTGSDLLLVDTGDRVEGNGLYDASTPKGLFYYDAWAEQHVDIICTGNHELYQAATADYEANTTVPNFKDKYIASNLDYIDPQTSERKPMAQRYRKFKTKNQGLEVVAFGFLFDFTGNANNTIVQPVAETIKEKWFQDAMREKADLFVVIGHVGLRMEEFRTIFTALRKQNWHTPIAFFGGHAHVRDSVKYDSQAFAIASGRYFETIGFMSIDGIKKKATDDVSAEASLKFSRKYIDTNLFGMYYHTGLNETTFPTDDGKRVSKQIARARKALNLDQTYGCAPRDLWMSRAQYPANDSIYSWIQDEVFPDVVVNEKRKDKSRLAIMNTGGIRFDIFKGPFTRDSTYIVSPFVSGFNYVPDVPYNIAKKVITILNGADKILSTHGAETKFMAIPELMFTSKHGQSPIMTEENEGDERLELRSVEPDLIRGYTTKDDIGTDGDDTVHKAIPFYATPNCVQTEINFPKEGDPETVDLVFIDFIQPWIIPALKFAGGDFSSDDVKVYMDGTLTYKLSQWISKNWPRKC, from the exons ATGGCGCCAACTTGGATGTTGGGCGCTTCCCTCGCCCTTCTcgcccatgtccatgtcactcGAGCTTCGCAGCCTGGAGCCGTGAAGCCCGTTGCTGCACCGATGCGTGACTTGGCTTGGGGTCAACTCAACTTTTTGCATACCACAGACACACATGGCTGGCTGAGCGGCCATTTATTAGA ACCGCAATACTCGGCCGACTGGGGTGACTACATTTCATTCTCTCAACACCTGAAGAAGCGAGCCGACGACACCGGTAGCGATCTTTTGCTAGTTGATACGGGAGACCGAGTCGAGGGAAATGGTCTTTACGACGCATCGACTCCCAAAGGCCTGTTTTATTACGATGCTTGGGCAGAACAACATGTCGACATCATCTGCACCGGGAACCACGAGCTGTACCAGGCTGCTACGGCCGATTACGAGGCGAACACGACCGTCCCCAACTTCAAGGATAAATATATCGCCTCCAACCTCGATTATATTGACCCTCAAACAAGCGAGCGCAAGCCCATGGCCCAGCGATACCGCAagttcaagaccaagaaccaGGGTCTAGAAGTTGTAGCCTTTGGGTTCCTGTTTGACTTTActggcaatgccaataaTACTATTGTGCAGCCCGTCGCCGAGACTATCAAAGAGAAATGGTTCCAAGATGCGATGCGCGAAAAGGCAGACCTCTTTGTTGTAATTGGCCACGTTGGCCTGCGGATGGAGGAATTCCGCACCATCTTCACAGCCTTGCGAAAGCAAAACTGGCATACTCCCattgccttctttggcggccACGCTCATGTGCGAGACTCAGTGAAATACGACTCACAAGCTTTTGCCATTGCCTCGGGGCGGTATTTCGAAACCATCGGCTTCATGTCCATTGATGGAATCAAGAAAAAGGCCACTGATGATGTCTCTGCAGAAGCATCGCTCAAGTTCAGCCGCAAATACATTGACACCAATCTCTTTGGCATGTACTATCATACTGGACTCAACGAGACCACTTTCCCCACCGACGATGGCAAGCGTGTAAGCAAACAGATTGCTCGCGCACGCAAGGCGCTGAATCTCGACCAAACCTACGGCTGCGCTCCTAGGGATCTGTGGATGAGCCGGGCCCAGTACCCTGCCAACGACAGTATCTACTCGTGGATCCAAGACGAGGTGTTCCCCGATGTGGTGGTAAATGAGAAGCGCAAGGACAAGTCTCGACTGGCGATTATGAATACCGGAGGCATCCGATTCGACATTTTCAAAGGACCCTTCACTCGTGACTCGACCTACATTGTCTCGCCGTTTGTGAGCGGCTTCAACTATGTGCCCGACGTGCCGTACAATATAGCCAAAAAGGTCATTACGATTCTGAATGGTGCGGACAAGATTCTGAGCACTCATGGTGCTGAAACCAAATTCATGGCCATTCCTGAATTAATGTTTACATCAAAACATGGCCAGTCACCAATCATGACTGAGGAaaatgaaggtgatgagAGGCTGGAATTGCGCAGTGTTGAGCCAGATCTCATTAGAGGCTACACCACCAAGGACGATATTGGCACAGATGGCGACGATACAGTTCATAAAGCAATTCCGTTTTATGCCACTCCCAACTGCGTCCAAACGGAGATAAATTTCCCCAAAGAAGGTGACCCAGAAACCGTGGACTTGGTCTTTATTGACTTTATTCAGCCCTGGATCATTCCGGCGTTGAAGTTTGCGGGTGGTGATTTTAGCAGCGATGATGTCAAGGTGTACATGGATGGCACGCTGACTTACAAGTTGAGCCAGTGGATTAGCAAGAATTGGCCGCGCAAGTGTTGA
- a CDS encoding major facilitator superfamily transporter (similar to Cordyceps militaris CM01 XP_006674464.1): MASTPAAAEAKIPNTTTVPSPDVPVKRTWYRTTLFNAFVIGMVGFLAPGLWNAMSALGAGGAQEPFLVNAANALVFGLMGILCLVGGPIANRIGLDWTLFLGAVGYPVYSAGLYTNNRFGNEWLVLVGAVACGVSAGLFWASEGAVALGYPEPGKRGKYMNIWLWFRTGGPLLGGAIVLGLNNDASAKKKGKIDAKTYLVFVALQCVAAPVALLLSAPEKVQRSDGSKVIVKAEKSLKAEFKSLWKLSLRKDILLLLPIFWAAYFNQYSGNFQTYYFGVRARALIGFVSNFGTLLSSQLMSMFLDYKGIRVKRRIELGFYYVIVWHIIAWVYGWVIQEKYTANPPVWDWEDAGFVEGFFVLLLWDFARQSLQNWLYYFLATKTDNISELSRFSGILRGQESFAQAISFGLNTRQWKGGRVPLAVNTILLGLSVYPTWLAVRDHDPIEHDETPSGVQSEETLEKARATVDVEKGSQSSGR; this comes from the exons ATGGCGTCCACACCTGCCGCCGCGGAAGCAAAGATACCAAACACGACAACAGTACCCTCGCCAGATGTCCCCGTTAAGCGAACATGGTATCGGACAACTCTATTCAATGCCTTTGTCATCGGAATGGTGGGCTTCTTAGCCCCAGGTCTTTGGAACGCCATGTCCGCGCTGGGAGCAGGTGGTGCCCAGGAACCGTTTCTGGTCAACGCCGCAAACGCACTCGTCTTTGGACTTATGGGGATTTTGTGCCTTGTAGGCGGGCCAATTGCTAATCGAATCGGTCTCGATTGGACGTTGTTCCTCGGAGCCGTGGGATACCCCGTCTACTCGGCCGGTCTGTACACGAACAACCGCTTTGGAAATGAGTggcttgttcttgtcggAGCTGTGGCATGTGGTGTGTCGGCCGGCTTGTTCTGGGCGTCGGAAGGTGCTGTTGCTTTGGGATATCCTGAGCCTGGCAAACGAGGAAAATACATGAATATTTGGTTATGGTTTCGCACTGGAGGACCGTTGCTCGGAGGAGCAATTGTATTGGGGCTGAACAATGACGCCAgcgcaaagaagaagggcaagattGATGCGAAGACCTATCTTGTTTTTGTTGCGCTGCAATGTGTTGCCGCTCCTGTCGCTTTATTGTTGTCAGCACCGGAAAAAGTTCAACGCAGTGATGGGAGTAAAGTCATTGTGAAAGCGGAAAAGAGTCTCAAGGCTGAGTTCAAGAGCCTCTGGAAACTGAGCTTGCGAAAGGACATCCTCCTCTTGCTGCCGATATTCTGGGCCGCGTATTTCAACCAGTACAGCGGCAACTTTCAGACATACTATTTTGGAGTGAGGGCTCGGGCGCTTATTGGCTTCGTGAGCAACTTTGGCACCTTGTTGAGCTCGCAGCTCATGAGTATGTTTCTCGATTACAAGGGCATTCGAGTGAAGCGACGTATCGAACTCGGCTTTTACTATGTTATTGTGTGGCACATTATTGCCTGGGTGTACGGCTGGGTCATTCAGGAAAAGTACACCGCCAACCCACCAGTTTGGGATTGGGAAGATGCTGGCTTTGTCGAAGGTTTCTTCGTCCTTCTGCTATGGGACTTTGCAAGACAGTCTCTGCAAAATTGGCTGTATTATTTCTTGGCAACCAAGACGGATAATATCTCTGAGTTGAGCCGGTTCTCTGGCATTTTGAGAGGCCAGGAGAGCTTCGCGCAAGCCATCAGTTTTGGACTGAATACGAGACAGTGGAAAGGTGGTAGAGTGCCACTCGcagtcaacaccatcctGCTAG GGTTATCGGTTTACCCGACGTGGTTGGCTGTAAGAGACCACGATCCCATTGAGCACGACGAGACGCCAAGTGGTGTTCAGAGTGAGGAAACGTTGGAAAAAGCCAGAGCAACTGTCGACGTTGAGAAGGGTTCTCAGAGTTCGGGACGGTAA
- a CDS encoding dihydroxy-acid dehydratase (similar to Neosartorya fischeri NRRL 181 XP_001264936.1): MEDASVPNPDYDLAKPLSSATGLRQGLTSYGDAHFSLFLRKVFIKALGYSEDALSRTKVGIINTYSGFNPCHANVPQLMEAVKRGVQLQGGLAIEFPTISLHESFSAPTSMFLRNLMSMDTEEMIRAQPCDVVVAIGGCDKTVPAQLMGGLSANKPILPLVTGPMMPGSHKGTRVGACTDCRSHWAQYRAGKIDMEDISAVNDELAPTSGTCGVMGTASTMACILAALGLIPLAAGASAPAVSSSRLRVAEETGRNAVRACEDVDAWRPQKILTRESFLNAMTVLQAIGGSTNAAVHLMAIVGRHPGVAGVVTLDTLDEVGRRTPLLVDLKPSGENYMTDFHNSGGMLALLHQLKPLLYLNAMTYTGKTLGQELALQTPIPIPQHLSCIQTLESPLHPSSSLVVLKGNLAPGRAVMKASASKDKRLLHHSGPAVVFANSKDLAERIDDPNLQVTPDSVLVLQSIGPVGNPGMPEAGLIPIPRKLAEKGVVDMLRVSDGRMSGTAGGTIVLHVSPESADPESVLGIVRDGDVITCCVGERVLRVEISEEEIARRVLERKKSLDGEWERRGRERGYRGLYLRSVNQAQFGADFDFLTAGGSFGVAEKG, encoded by the exons ATGGAAGACGCGTCAGTCCCCAACCCCGACTACGACCTCGCCAAGCCACTCTCCTCAGCAACCGGCCTCCGTCAAGGACTCACTTCCTACGGCGACGCCCATTTCAGCCTCTTCCTCCGCAAAGTCTTCATCAAGGCCCTGGGGTACAGCGAAGATGCCCTCTCCCGAACCAAAgtgggcatcatcaacacctaCTCTGGCTTCAACCCGTGCCACGCCAATGTTCCGCAGCTGATGGAGGCGGTTAAACGGGGCGTGCAGCTCCAGGGCGGACTGGCGATTGAGTTCCCGACAATAAGTCTACATGAGAGCTTCTCGGCGCCGACGAGCATGTTTTTGCGGAATTTGATGAGCATGGATACGGAGGAGATGATTCGGGCGCAGCCTtgtgatgttgtggttgctATTGGTG GCTGCGATAAGACTGTTCCTGCCCAGCTCATGGGCGGACTGTCTGCGAATAAGCCCATTCTACCCCTTGTCACAGGACCCATGATGCCGGGATCACATAAAGGCACTCGAGTAGGCGCATGTACCGACTGCCGCAGCCACTGGGCGCAGTACCGCGCAGGTAAGatcgacatggaggatattTCCGCGGTGAACGACGAACTGGCTCCCACGTCAGGCACATGCGGCGTCATGGGGACCGCCAGCACCATGGCCTGTATCCTTGCTGCTTTGGGGCTCATTCCCCTTGCGGCGGGTGCATCTGCCCCGGCGGTGTCGTCGTCGCGGCTCCGGGTGGCGGAGGAGACGGGTCGGAATGCCGTCCGGGCGTGTGAGGACGTGGATGCGTGGCGGCCGCAGAAGATACTTACCAGGGAGTCGTTTCTGAATGCTATGACGGTGTTGCAGGCTATTGGGGGGTCGACCAATGCGGCGGTGCATTTGATGGCGATTGTAGGTCGGCATCCTGGGGTGGCGGGTGTGGTGACGCTCGATACGCTTGATGAGGTTGGGAGGCGgacgccgttgttggtggatttgaagCCTAGTGGGGAGAATTACATGACTGATTTTCACAACTCTG GGGGCATGTTGGCGCTTCTTCACCAGCTCAAACCACTTCTGTACCTCAACGCCATGACTTACACGGGCAAAACTCTCGGTCAAGAACTGGCCCTTCAAACCCCTATCCCAATACCACAACACCTCAGCTGCATCCAGACTCTTGAATCCCCTCTCcacccctcctcctccctaGTCGTACTAAAGGGAAATCTTGCCCCAGGTCGAGCCGTCATGAAAGCCAGCGCCTCCAAAGACAAGCGACTGCTTCACCATTCCGGCCCAGCCGTCGTCTTCGCCAACTCAAAAGACCTGGCTGAACGCATCGACGACCCAAACCTGCAAGTCACCCCGGACAGCGTACTCGTACTACAGAGCATCGGTCCCGTAGGCAACCCCGGCATGCCGGAAGCAGGACTGATTCCCATCCCGCGGAAGCTCGCGGAGAAGGGAGTAGTGGACATGCTGCGCGTGTCGGATGGCCGTATGAGCGGCACGGCTGGCGGGACGATTGTGCTGCATGTTTCGCCGGAGAGTGCGGATCCGGAGTCTGTGCTGGGGATTGTGCGTGACGGGGATGTGATTACCTGTTGTGTGGGGGAGAGGGTGTTGAGGGTTGAGATttcggaggaggagattgcGAGGAGGGTGTTGGAGCGGAAGAAGAGTCTTGATGGGGAATGGGAGCGTagggggagggagaggggaTATCGGGGGTTGTATTTGAGGTCTGTGAATCAGGCTCAGTTCGGGGCTGATTTTGACTTTCTTACTGCTGGGGGGTCGTTTGGGGTTGCTGAGAAGGGTTGA
- a CDS encoding HET domain-containing protein (similar to Colletotrichum gloeosporioides Nara gc5 XP_007282057.1), with product MRLINTTTRELESFPEDTAPPYAILSHTWGDDADELSYIGMRDGKVDKRSPGWAKLRGCCQRAKLEGIHYAWIDTCCIDKTNLVELSEAINSMFRWYRKSSICFVYLSDVPDDDKPRLPQSGYRCSRWFQRGWTLQELLAPKKMKFYTVGWNYLGTKAKLHGTISSITGIPSEVLLGVTSVQTACVAQRMSWAARRETKRKEDTAYCLLGIFNISMPLVYGEGGDHAFFRLQEQILKHTRDDSILAWGITDTITVSLLKKQRTVRILAVAPSEFANSGNVVVREPHPCLETISVAAGGIRISLPLRHSHGETYLGLLGCKLQESEESSLEIPLCLLPSGEYARAHGSLWRSRQVKSLDNKRKLVYITNNVQDKSADGGEDRYFIYDEAKFAQAKLELVEVFPQTSWCKDSSMFTWRIKSDRDYEGEIWARFRYPDPDAMNIPDFVVLLGFKPTATTPRCCVLICDRNSTIEYMTSHRDIVREYLYEYTCATNGFINLGVTLKIISETTVNILPEIMPQLPMTTINLTAEMDRVVQNFLSIMRTWSAYKRKAEI from the coding sequence ATGCGTCTAATTAACACCACGACACGGGAGTTGGAAAGCTTTCCGGAAGACACGGCCCCCCCGTACGCGATTCTGTCCCATACTTGGGGTGACGATGCCGACGAACTTAGTTATATCGGGATGAGAGATGGAAAAGTCGATAAACGTAGCCCTGGATGGGCCAAACTTCGGGGATGTTGTCAACGCGCAAAGCTGGAGGGAATACATTACGCCTGGATCGATACCTGCTGCATAGACAAGACGAACCTAGTGGAACTTAGCGaggccatcaactccatgttCAGATGGTACAGAAAATCGTCTATCTGTTTTGTCTACCTATCCGATGTTCCGGACGACGACAAGCCTCGCCTCCCCCAGTCTGGCTACCGCTGTAGCAGATGGTTTCAAAGAGGCTGGACCTTACAGGAGCTTCTTGCACCTAAAAAGATGAAATTTTACACTGTGGGATGGAACTATCTAGGAACCAAGGCTAAATTACATGGCACGATCAGCAGTATTACGGGTATACCAAGCGAAGTGTTGCTTGGTGTCACTTCAGTACAGACCGCATGCGTAGCTCAGCGGATGTCCTGGGCAGCACGGAGAGAAACGAAGAGGAAAGAAGACACGGCGTATTGTCtgcttggcatcttcaaTATATCGATGCCGTTAGTGTACGGGGAGGGCGGGGATCATGCCTTTTTCCGTCTCCAGGAACAAATTCTAAAGCACACAAGGGACGATTCTATTCTGGCATGGGGTATTACTGATACGATAACTGTTTCTCTActcaagaagcagagaaCTGTTAGAATCCTGGCTGTGGCGCCATCCGAGTTCGCAAATTCCGGAAATGTTGTTGTCCGAGAACCTCATCCGTGCCTCGAGACCATTAGCGTTGCCGCTGGAGGCATCCGAATTAGCCTGCCGCTGCGTCACTCTCACGGCGAAACGTAccttgggcttcttggttgcaagctgcaagagTCTGAGGAGTCTAGTCTTGAGATCCCCCTTTGTTTGTTGCCATCCGGCGAGTACGCCCGAGCCCATGGGTCCCTCTGGCGTAGCCGTCAGGTCAAATCCCTCGACAACAAACGGAAGCTGGTTTATATCACTAATAACGTCCAAGACAAATCTGCCGACGGCGGTGAAGATCGGTACTTCATTTACGACGAAGCAAAGTTTGCCCAAGCCAAACTCGAATTGGTGGAAGTGTTCCCCCAAACCTCTTGGTGCAAGGACTCGTCCATGTTCACATGGAGAATCAAGTCAGACAGGGATTATGAAGGTGAAATATGGGCTAGATTTCGCTACCCTGATCCGGACGCCATGAACATTCCGGACTTTGTTGTGCTTCTCGGATTTAAACCGACAGCTACAACACCACGTTGTTGCGTCTTGATATGTGATAGGAACAGCACCATTGAGTATATGACGAGCCATCGTGACATAGTCAGGGAATATTTATACGAATACACTTGTGCAACTAACGGATTCATCAATCTCGGTGTTACTCTCAAGATTATATCGGAGACCACGGTTAATATCCTGCCGGAGATAATGCCACAGCTGCCCATGACCACCATCAATCTCACGGCAGAAATGGATAGGGTGGTACAAAACTTCTTGAGCATCATGAGAACTTGGTCCGCTTACAAAAGGAAGGCAGAGATCTAA